The proteins below are encoded in one region of Paenisporosarcina cavernae:
- a CDS encoding N-acetylmuramoyl-L-alanine amidase, producing the protein MLKKLLTVLSAAVMIFALAPANSSSASTLFSDVGTTHRAQAEIYYLLDGGITGGISATKFGTDQLVTREQAAALIGRSLGLNGEKRATDFPDVSTNNFASGYIQQMVDKGIISGFKDGSFGPKQTLTRGQMAVLISRAYNYGATSTAAATNALMEKGISLGMEDGSFGEDLTIKRADFAVFLARGINASFRKDANVTFSREMFVNVNDLNFRQGPSTDFPSMGKLNNGDKVEYAYTIGQWSYVRANGQTGFLHNAYLQLTKPDTTTPPPTPTPVPTEKPLDELVVIIDPGHGGTDPGGTGNGFVEKNVVLNVARHMNSYFQATPLKPKMTRTGDYFITLDYRTEFAAREKGDVFVSLHTNALNGSANGQETFYYAKTASTNPNVAQSRALAIYLQARMQEAWDLSNRGVNPFGYGNLHVLRENTMPAALIEMGFIDSPKDIEYIKLESQRKLMGKALYLGVLDYYYHYKGREDVLPLYNITGDSPSKRLH; encoded by the coding sequence TTGTTGAAGAAACTTCTTACTGTGTTAAGCGCTGCAGTCATGATTTTTGCATTAGCACCTGCAAATTCATCCAGTGCAAGCACACTTTTTTCAGATGTTGGAACGACGCACCGGGCTCAGGCAGAAATCTATTACTTACTTGATGGTGGAATTACTGGGGGAATCTCAGCCACTAAATTTGGAACAGATCAATTAGTTACACGGGAACAAGCTGCAGCACTCATCGGCCGTTCGTTAGGATTAAACGGAGAAAAACGTGCAACAGACTTCCCAGATGTTTCGACAAACAATTTTGCTTCTGGTTACATTCAACAAATGGTAGATAAAGGAATTATCTCTGGATTTAAAGATGGCTCATTTGGACCAAAACAAACATTAACGCGAGGACAAATGGCAGTTTTAATTAGCCGTGCCTACAATTACGGTGCAACTTCTACTGCTGCTGCGACAAACGCTCTAATGGAAAAAGGTATTTCTCTTGGAATGGAAGATGGATCGTTTGGGGAAGATTTAACGATTAAACGTGCAGACTTTGCTGTATTCTTAGCGCGAGGCATTAACGCTTCATTCCGTAAAGATGCAAACGTAACGTTTAGCCGAGAAATGTTCGTCAATGTAAATGATTTAAATTTCCGTCAAGGACCTAGTACCGATTTCCCTTCAATGGGCAAATTAAACAATGGTGACAAAGTGGAATATGCTTACACGATTGGACAATGGTCGTATGTTCGTGCAAATGGACAAACAGGCTTTTTGCACAATGCGTATTTACAATTAACAAAACCAGATACAACAACACCACCGCCGACACCAACTCCAGTTCCAACGGAAAAGCCATTGGACGAGCTAGTTGTTATTATTGATCCAGGTCATGGTGGAACAGATCCAGGTGGAACAGGTAATGGATTTGTGGAAAAAAATGTTGTCTTAAATGTAGCGCGTCACATGAACAGTTATTTCCAAGCAACACCATTAAAACCGAAAATGACTCGTACAGGTGATTACTTTATTACGCTTGATTATCGTACAGAATTTGCTGCGCGTGAAAAAGGGGATGTGTTTGTCAGTCTTCATACGAACGCATTAAACGGTTCAGCAAATGGACAAGAAACTTTCTACTATGCAAAAACAGCATCAACCAATCCAAATGTTGCGCAATCTCGCGCACTTGCTATCTACCTACAAGCCCGTATGCAAGAAGCATGGGATCTTTCGAATCGCGGGGTAAACCCATTCGGATATGGAAACTTGCATGTGCTTCGTGAAAATACGATGCCTGCAGCGTTAATTGAAATGGGCTTTATCGATAGCCCGAAAGATATTGAATATATTAAATTGGAATCACAACGTAAATTAATGGGGAAAGCTTTGTACCTTGGAGTACTAGACTATTACTATCACTACAAAGGTCGTGAAGATGTACTTCCTCTTTACAACATTACCGGTGACTCGCCAAGCAAACGCCTTCATTAA
- a CDS encoding S8 family peptidase, whose translation MMKNILMSAILLLTVLVPFSVQAETTSDYLIYSPKNVQQIQQHIGKDARAFDLLPMIETSLSISQVQYIQSKYPDATITKEKMYYTAADKVPFQFSIIGAEPKVTTPYTGKGVKVAVIDTGIDAQHADLSIAGGTCTLKEFCPSPISYDDNNGHGTHVAGIIAAKKNEYGIVGVAPNVELYAVKSMNRSGGGETAAIVRGVEWAIKNNMDIINMSLTITNADLPLELMIKEASKKGILVVGAAGNVGDGMTDTVQYPARYPEVIAVSATDGFDKTVQESSTGPKVEVAAPGVDITSTWPTELDTLDGTKDGYYTESGTSMAAPHITGVLALYKERFPSFSADRLRNLLSVTSTDLGEQGRDDLFGYGRVMYKKEITEIPYTVATDQNGKIAVKIMNSTGISEAEANMNGITYKSTSDNEWELYALNGTTSVDVAFKDTDGQIINDKVSVKINAASFSDLSNNRWYSPHVAYLAYNNFIQGMKDGSFQPGRNILRSEAIALLGRVVGLNGEQRSTTFSDVSSGSFASGYIQSAYEQNLLSGFPDGTFRPNQPVTRAEMAILLQNAYDFKVNEANENPFEDVNSGMVSFEAIQAITQQNITRGVTPTTFEPSDFMTRATYSVFIARAERGDLFK comes from the coding sequence ATGATGAAAAATATACTAATGAGTGCGATTCTGTTGCTGACAGTACTTGTCCCGTTTTCTGTACAAGCAGAAACAACTTCAGACTATTTGATTTACTCTCCCAAAAATGTCCAACAAATACAACAACACATTGGCAAAGATGCACGTGCATTTGATTTGTTGCCTATGATTGAAACATCTTTATCTATCTCTCAAGTTCAATATATACAAAGTAAATATCCTGATGCAACCATTACAAAAGAGAAGATGTACTATACGGCAGCAGATAAAGTTCCATTTCAATTTTCCATCATTGGCGCAGAACCGAAAGTCACCACTCCTTACACAGGAAAAGGAGTGAAAGTAGCGGTCATTGATACAGGAATCGATGCACAACATGCAGATTTATCGATTGCTGGGGGAACATGTACTTTAAAAGAATTTTGTCCGTCACCAATCTCATATGACGACAATAATGGACATGGCACACATGTTGCCGGCATTATCGCGGCAAAAAAGAATGAGTATGGAATTGTTGGTGTTGCGCCAAACGTTGAATTATATGCGGTAAAGTCGATGAATCGCTCTGGTGGCGGAGAGACAGCTGCGATTGTACGTGGAGTTGAATGGGCAATAAAAAATAATATGGATATTATTAATATGAGTCTTACAATTACAAACGCTGATTTACCTTTAGAGTTAATGATAAAAGAAGCCTCCAAAAAAGGTATTTTAGTTGTAGGAGCAGCTGGTAACGTAGGAGATGGAATGACTGATACCGTCCAATACCCTGCGAGATATCCTGAAGTGATTGCAGTTTCCGCTACTGATGGTTTTGACAAAACGGTGCAAGAATCTTCCACTGGACCCAAAGTCGAGGTAGCAGCTCCGGGGGTGGATATAACAAGTACGTGGCCAACAGAACTAGACACTTTAGATGGAACGAAAGATGGCTACTACACAGAATCCGGTACTTCTATGGCTGCACCACATATTACAGGTGTCTTAGCATTGTATAAAGAGAGATTCCCTTCCTTTTCAGCAGACCGTCTGCGTAACTTGTTAAGTGTGACAAGTACCGATCTAGGGGAGCAAGGACGAGATGACCTATTTGGATATGGTCGAGTGATGTATAAAAAAGAGATTACCGAAATACCATATACCGTCGCAACAGATCAAAACGGAAAAATTGCCGTTAAAATAATGAATTCGACAGGAATTTCAGAAGCAGAAGCGAACATGAACGGAATCACCTATAAATCGACATCTGATAATGAGTGGGAGCTATATGCGTTAAATGGCACAACCTCTGTGGATGTGGCATTCAAAGATACGGATGGTCAGATCATTAATGACAAAGTATCGGTGAAAATAAATGCCGCATCATTTAGCGACCTATCGAATAATCGTTGGTATTCTCCTCATGTTGCGTACCTTGCTTACAATAATTTCATTCAAGGGATGAAAGATGGCTCGTTCCAACCTGGTAGAAATATTTTACGGTCAGAAGCAATTGCTTTACTTGGTCGTGTGGTAGGGCTAAATGGAGAGCAACGTTCGACAACTTTTTCTGACGTAAGCAGTGGCAGTTTTGCTTCTGGTTACATCCAATCAGCATACGAACAAAACTTACTTTCTGGTTTCCCAGACGGTACGTTCCGACCTAACCAACCCGTTACACGTGCAGAAATGGCGATTCTATTGCAAAATGCCTATGACTTCAAGGTAAATGAAGCAAACGAAAATCCTTTCGAAGACGTCAATTCTGGCATGGTAAGCTTTGAAGCCATCCAAGCGATTACCCAGCAAAACATAACAAGAGGTGTCACACCAACAACGTTTGAGCCGTCTGATTTTATGACCCGTGCAACCTATAGTGTATTCATCGCACGAGCAGAACGAGGCGATTTGTTTAAATAA
- a CDS encoding S-layer homology domain-containing protein → MNRLKQFIATMLVATFLVIQLAIPQKASADELTGKALEKEMRAMIEAGVLTGYTDGTYKPAEKVTRAQFAAFISRALELPEGSASFTDVSSNMTLAPFIYKVTSAGIMGGYSDNTFKPDQNITREQMMLAMQNVLTYSEMALTEKRIDFTDMDAFGGSVSIKAAFIAANYDITSGFPNADGTVSFQPKADTTREQAAAFIYRFLEAKKNYVPPVVEEPGEPEPPLPPPVVKKYKVATVQNNQLVNGSTEYETYDKALAAYNANTSYDAITFGVDIIKTRSGAIAYGNATTTTGIPSTTTVYFDQDFAKQATYIEYGREMRYYDSNDKFIKVQVGATIGYVKHSQTELKPAEMIQPLERDRYSKTIFGSLAHTTYNHAREKIAGTYINGPAPDFMQSGATYYSYDGIHFMNDRGTNVGAHVPYFQYLSIRALSSYSAEEIDAYIVRKVQEKFPDTWQASKLIGIGATLKKMETEQRVNALMILSLGINESNWGMSKYAQKCNNLFGLYVNDTFVGECPAKGNFPTIEDGVRELVISFFNTRYSDPTNSQVPARNMGAAFGNKTTGFNVNYASDPTWGAKAAGHLYTFDQELGGKDFRQYKKIAFTNLNNQSINVRTAPTTASNILFTYRARNVGAYKDNPPVSYAEGYPLTIVEEKAVDGYTWYKVYSDWYVNETSAQYGWIRGDLLSIVEYP, encoded by the coding sequence GTGAATCGACTGAAACAATTTATCGCAACAATGCTCGTGGCTACCTTCTTAGTCATACAACTAGCAATACCGCAAAAAGCTTCCGCGGATGAATTAACTGGGAAAGCACTCGAAAAAGAAATGCGTGCAATGATTGAAGCTGGCGTATTAACCGGCTATACAGATGGTACTTACAAACCAGCCGAAAAAGTAACTAGAGCACAGTTTGCAGCATTTATCTCTCGTGCATTAGAATTACCTGAGGGATCTGCAAGCTTTACAGATGTATCTTCCAATATGACACTTGCACCATTCATCTATAAAGTAACTTCTGCAGGTATTATGGGCGGGTATAGTGATAACACGTTTAAACCGGATCAAAATATTACCCGTGAGCAAATGATGCTTGCAATGCAAAATGTTCTTACATATTCTGAAATGGCGTTAACTGAAAAACGAATAGACTTTACGGATATGGATGCGTTTGGTGGCTCGGTCAGTATTAAAGCAGCCTTTATTGCTGCAAACTACGACATCACAAGTGGCTTCCCGAATGCGGATGGTACAGTTAGTTTCCAACCTAAAGCGGATACGACGCGAGAACAAGCTGCTGCTTTCATATACCGTTTCTTAGAAGCGAAGAAAAACTACGTTCCGCCAGTAGTGGAAGAACCAGGAGAACCGGAACCCCCTCTGCCTCCACCAGTGGTTAAAAAGTACAAAGTAGCAACCGTGCAAAATAATCAATTAGTAAATGGAAGTACGGAATATGAAACGTATGACAAAGCATTAGCAGCATATAATGCGAATACATCGTATGATGCAATAACATTTGGGGTAGATATTATTAAAACTCGTAGTGGAGCAATTGCTTATGGGAATGCAACAACTACAACTGGTATCCCTTCCACTACTACCGTGTATTTTGACCAAGACTTTGCGAAACAAGCAACTTATATAGAGTATGGTAGAGAAATGCGCTATTATGACTCAAATGATAAATTTATCAAAGTGCAAGTTGGCGCAACGATTGGATATGTGAAACATTCTCAGACAGAGTTGAAACCTGCAGAAATGATTCAGCCGCTAGAACGCGATCGTTATTCGAAAACGATTTTTGGATCACTTGCCCATACGACATACAACCATGCACGAGAAAAAATTGCAGGTACGTATATAAACGGACCAGCACCAGATTTCATGCAGTCCGGAGCCACTTATTATAGCTATGACGGTATTCATTTTATGAATGACCGAGGAACAAATGTCGGTGCACATGTACCTTATTTTCAATACTTATCAATCCGTGCGTTAAGTTCGTATTCAGCGGAAGAAATAGATGCATATATCGTTCGGAAAGTGCAGGAGAAATTCCCTGACACGTGGCAGGCATCGAAATTAATCGGAATAGGCGCAACACTTAAGAAAATGGAAACAGAGCAACGAGTGAACGCCCTCATGATTCTGTCACTTGGAATAAATGAAAGTAACTGGGGAATGAGTAAATACGCACAAAAATGTAATAACCTTTTTGGGTTGTATGTGAATGACACATTTGTTGGGGAATGTCCGGCAAAAGGAAATTTCCCTACAATAGAGGACGGGGTTCGAGAGCTTGTTATTTCATTCTTCAATACAAGATACTCCGATCCGACAAATTCACAAGTGCCTGCGCGTAATATGGGTGCAGCTTTTGGGAATAAAACAACAGGTTTCAATGTGAACTATGCATCCGACCCAACATGGGGTGCGAAAGCTGCTGGTCACCTTTATACATTTGATCAAGAACTAGGTGGAAAAGACTTTAGACAATACAAGAAAATTGCTTTCACGAATCTAAACAATCAGTCTATTAATGTTCGCACAGCACCTACGACTGCTTCCAATATCCTTTTCACTTATCGTGCTCGAAATGTTGGAGCGTATAAAGACAATCCTCCAGTGAGTTATGCAGAGGGCTATCCTTTAACAATCGTCGAAGAAAAAGCAGTGGATGGTTACACTTGGTACAAAGTTTATTCCGATTGGTATGTAAATGAAACTTCTGCACAATACGGATGGATCCGCGGTGACCTATTGAGTATAGTAGAATATCCATAA
- a CDS encoding C40 family peptidase, translating to MKKRIMQVLVAVLVLSIVLPFMSTKASAATGNEIVSYSKTLLGVPYRYGGTTASGFDCSGFTSYVYKKIGVSLNRTAADQYRQGTSVSKSNLQPGDLVFFNNFAPVSHVGIYIGSGKFISAESEGIAISSINDSYYWGKYYIGAKRIIKATVATPPPAPPVTDGNFADVTSSHPAYEAIKTLNVDGVINGFDNQEFRPEASVTRGQAAAMVNRVLKLTPKSTSKYSDVGTTHTFAKDIQAMTEAGILQGYTTGKFGVSDTLTKAQLAVIMDRAFKITSTANNQAHVASTYQDVAASFWAYDSIIALKVIDQTTLFQTSNFGTTKSADRAEFSAALYSAIETN from the coding sequence ATGAAAAAACGCATCATGCAAGTACTTGTGGCAGTGTTAGTACTGTCCATTGTCTTACCGTTTATGTCGACGAAAGCCAGTGCAGCAACAGGGAACGAGATCGTATCATACTCGAAGACTTTACTAGGAGTTCCTTATCGATACGGAGGAACTACAGCTTCAGGGTTTGATTGTTCAGGATTCACGTCATATGTATACAAAAAAATAGGCGTTTCATTAAATCGTACAGCGGCTGATCAGTATCGCCAAGGTACATCAGTTAGCAAGTCAAACTTGCAACCTGGAGACTTAGTTTTCTTCAATAATTTTGCTCCTGTATCTCATGTAGGAATTTATATCGGATCAGGAAAATTCATTTCTGCGGAATCAGAAGGGATTGCCATCAGCAGCATTAACGACTCATACTATTGGGGGAAATATTATATTGGTGCAAAGCGTATTATTAAAGCTACGGTAGCAACACCGCCGCCTGCGCCTCCTGTAACAGATGGTAACTTCGCGGATGTGACATCCTCTCACCCAGCATATGAAGCAATTAAAACATTAAATGTTGATGGGGTTATTAATGGATTTGATAACCAAGAATTCCGTCCCGAAGCATCAGTCACTCGTGGACAAGCAGCCGCAATGGTAAATCGCGTGCTAAAACTAACACCAAAAAGCACTTCTAAGTATTCAGATGTAGGAACAACACATACATTTGCGAAAGATATTCAAGCAATGACAGAAGCAGGTATTCTTCAAGGTTACACAACAGGTAAATTCGGTGTAAGTGATACATTAACGAAAGCGCAATTAGCTGTCATTATGGATCGCGCATTTAAAATCACTTCCACTGCTAACAATCAAGCACACGTAGCGTCCACATATCAAGATGTTGCAGCATCTTTTTGGGCGTATGACTCAATTATTGCATTGAAAGTGATTGACCAAACAACATTATTCCAAACTTCTAATTTTGGAACTACTAAATCAGCAGATCGCGCTGAATTTTCTGCGGCATTATATAGTGCTATCGAAACAAATTAA